The window GATTCAGCGACACGGCGGCCGGTGAGCCAGCCGGGCGGCCGATCGGGAACCGGGTCGTGGCCCCCGGCACAGCCGGGATGGCAGCGCAGCAGGCGTCGCGTGGTCAGGTAGCTGCCGCTCAGTGCGCCGTGGCGTTCCAGCGCCTCGATCGAATAGACGGAACAGCTCGGTGTGAAGCGGCAGCCGCTGCCGAGCCAGGCGCTGAAGAACAGGCGATAGCCCTGCACCACCCCGATCAGCAGCCGCTGCGGCAGGCCAGCCAGCCAGGCCGCCGCCCCCGGCGCCGCGCTCATCGCCGTGCCC is drawn from Methylibium petroleiphilum PM1 and contains these coding sequences:
- the yidD gene encoding membrane protein insertion efficiency factor YidD; this encodes MSAAPGAAAWLAGLPQRLLIGVVQGYRLFFSAWLGSGCRFTPSCSVYSIEALERHGALSGSYLTTRRLLRCHPGCAGGHDPVPDRPPGWLTGRRVAESPSTSSSSEVAAPAPRAPCEISS